A genomic window from Tolypothrix sp. PCC 7910 includes:
- a CDS encoding alpha/beta fold hydrolase: MNLTTQQLPSVTLEKFLWTWRGYKIQYTVMGTGEPLVLVHGFGASMGHWRKNIPVLAKAGYQVFAVDLLGFGGSEKAPIDYSLEIWVELLKDFWYAHIKQPAVFIGNSIGALISLMVLAEHPEIAAGGVLINSAGGLSHRPHELNPPLRVVMAAFNRVVRSPLTGKLVFNRIRQKSQIRRTLYQVYRNREAVTDELVDLLYTPACDPGAQKVFASILTAPAGPTPGELLPKVERPLLVIWGADDPWTPITGAKIYEEARENGKAIKVIPIPNAGHCPHDEVPDIVNSQIVDWLAQR; this comes from the coding sequence ATGAATTTAACTACCCAGCAGTTACCTTCAGTCACTTTAGAAAAATTCCTTTGGACTTGGCGAGGTTATAAAATTCAGTACACTGTCATGGGTACAGGAGAACCCCTTGTACTAGTGCATGGCTTTGGCGCTTCTATGGGACATTGGCGCAAAAATATCCCAGTTTTAGCAAAGGCTGGTTATCAAGTTTTCGCTGTAGATTTGTTGGGTTTTGGTGGTTCCGAAAAAGCACCAATTGATTACAGCCTAGAAATTTGGGTAGAACTGCTCAAAGATTTTTGGTATGCACACATCAAACAACCTGCCGTATTTATCGGTAACTCCATTGGTGCATTAATTAGCTTAATGGTACTGGCAGAACATCCAGAAATTGCTGCAGGTGGTGTTTTAATTAACTCTGCTGGTGGTTTGAGCCATCGTCCCCATGAATTGAACCCACCGCTACGGGTTGTGATGGCAGCATTCAACAGAGTAGTGCGATCGCCCCTCACAGGCAAGCTTGTCTTTAACCGCATCCGTCAAAAATCCCAAATTCGCCGCACACTTTATCAGGTTTATCGTAACCGAGAAGCTGTTACTGATGAATTAGTTGATTTACTTTATACCCCAGCTTGCGATCCAGGCGCGCAGAAAGTCTTTGCATCGATTCTTACAGCCCCTGCTGGGCCTACTCCTGGGGAACTTTTGCCTAAGGTTGAACGTCCTTTATTAGTAATTTGGGGTGCTGACGATCCTTGGACACCAATTACGGGGGCAAAGATTTACGAAGAAGCGCGTGAGAATGGTAAAGCCATCAAAGTTATCCCCATTCCCAACGCTGGTCATTGTCCTCATGATGAAGTTCCAGATATTGTCAATTCCCAAATTGTGGATTGGCTAGCGCAAAGGTGA
- a CDS encoding TerC family protein: MLDQIFDYLHFHFSVEAPIVLLILVFLEAVLSADNAIALAAIAQGLEDKKVERQALNLGLVVAYVLRITLILTATWVQNLWQFELLGAAYLLWLVFQHFTSQETDEENHHHGPRFSSLWQAIPVIAFTDMAFSLDSVTTAIAVSQERWLVLTGATIGIITLRFMAELFIRWLDEFENLEDAGYITVAFVGLRLLLKVVNDSLVPPEWLMITAIGLILAWGFSKRTNIEVPQELPEKTEVPK; the protein is encoded by the coding sequence ATGCTAGACCAAATTTTTGATTATCTTCATTTTCACTTTAGCGTTGAAGCTCCTATAGTTCTGCTTATCCTGGTGTTTTTAGAAGCGGTGCTATCTGCTGATAATGCGATCGCCCTCGCTGCGATCGCTCAAGGATTGGAAGACAAAAAAGTTGAGCGTCAGGCGCTGAATTTGGGCTTGGTTGTTGCCTATGTGCTACGGATTACATTAATCCTGACGGCTACTTGGGTACAAAACCTTTGGCAATTTGAACTTCTGGGTGCTGCTTATCTACTATGGCTAGTATTCCAACATTTCACGTCCCAAGAAACAGATGAAGAGAATCACCATCACGGGCCGCGTTTTAGTTCTTTGTGGCAGGCGATACCAGTAATAGCTTTTACTGATATGGCATTTTCTTTAGATAGCGTGACAACTGCGATCGCAGTTTCTCAAGAAAGATGGTTGGTGCTAACAGGTGCAACCATTGGGATCATTACCCTGCGCTTCATGGCGGAATTATTTATTCGTTGGTTAGACGAATTTGAAAACCTAGAAGACGCAGGCTATATTACTGTGGCATTTGTAGGTTTGCGTCTGTTATTGAAGGTGGTAAACGATAGCTTAGTTCCACCCGAATGGTTAATGATTACTGCGATCGGTCTTATCCTAGCTTGGGGATTTTCCAAACGCACAAACATAGAAGTACCCCAAGAATTGCCTGAAAAAACGGAAGTACCAAAGTAG
- a CDS encoding serine/threonine-protein kinase, whose product MGLDVQNGYQGNIPVNKYPDFSQQGYQVIRELGRNRQAGRTTYLAHALKTEQKIVIKEFRFANAIPDSSVVKAYESEIAILQQINHSRIPHYVDSFATPSGFYMLQEYKNAPSLVSQCNFQPEEIKKVAISVLEILVDLQKRVSPIIHRDIKPENLLVDQQFNAYLVDFGLARNKGEKMTLSSFAVGTPGFMPPEEQFGYPLTEASDLYSLGATLICLLTNTRSVNISHLIDDKYRFNVQKILPQINPYFKHWLMKMVEHKRQHRYANAVVALEVLKTIPVLGNATALENLAATIKTRKKIFVLGLATIGTIATAGKTLIIAQSETTNKQALEARECHAFNAIASCLNKPNH is encoded by the coding sequence ATGGGACTTGATGTGCAAAATGGATATCAAGGGAATATTCCCGTCAATAAATATCCAGATTTTTCTCAGCAAGGCTATCAAGTTATCCGAGAACTAGGACGCAATCGACAAGCAGGACGTACTACGTATTTAGCTCATGCGCTTAAAACTGAGCAAAAAATCGTAATTAAAGAGTTCCGTTTTGCCAATGCGATTCCTGATTCGTCAGTTGTAAAAGCTTATGAAAGTGAAATTGCAATTCTTCAACAAATAAATCATTCACGCATTCCCCACTATGTCGATTCTTTTGCAACACCATCGGGTTTTTATATGTTGCAGGAATATAAAAATGCTCCTTCTTTAGTTTCACAATGTAACTTTCAGCCAGAAGAAATCAAAAAAGTTGCTATCTCAGTTTTAGAAATTTTGGTTGATTTACAAAAGCGAGTTTCTCCAATTATCCATCGGGATATAAAACCAGAAAATTTGTTAGTTGATCAGCAATTCAACGCTTACTTAGTAGATTTTGGTTTGGCTCGCAACAAAGGGGAAAAAATGACTCTCAGCAGTTTTGCTGTTGGCACCCCAGGTTTTATGCCACCAGAAGAACAATTTGGTTATCCTTTAACAGAAGCATCAGATTTATATAGTTTAGGAGCAACATTGATTTGCTTACTGACTAATACTCGTTCTGTAAATATTAGTCATTTAATTGATGATAAGTATCGCTTTAATGTGCAAAAAATACTGCCTCAAATCAACCCATATTTCAAGCACTGGCTAATGAAAATGGTAGAACATAAACGCCAGCATCGATATGCTAATGCAGTAGTTGCTTTAGAAGTATTAAAAACAATTCCAGTACTTGGAAATGCTACAGCATTGGAGAATTTAGCGGCTACTATCAAAACTAGAAAGAAAATTTTTGTGTTGGGATTAGCAACTATTGGTACAATCGCTACTGCTGGAAAAACCTTGATAATAGCCCAATCAGAAACTACAAATAAGCAAGCACTAGAAGCAAGAGAATGTCACGCATTTAATGCAATTGCTAGTTGTCTCAATAAACCCAACCATTAA
- a CDS encoding AAA-like domain-containing protein: MKKILILSANPTNTDKLRLDEEVREIQAGLERARSRDQFEIITKWAVRTDDLRRALLDYEPEIVHFSGHGAGNQGLALENNAGEMQLVSTAALARLFKLFKNQIECVLLNACYSEVQAVAIHQHIDCVVGMSQAIGDRAAIEFAVGFYDALGADRTYEEAYEFGCTAIDLENIPESATPVLKSRNNLTDNSETNQGTSQKSTPEVKVITLENPEGQVPLDSAFYVERPPIETDCYETILKPGALIRIKAPRQMGKTSLMTRILNHAHQHDYQYASVNFQSADAEFLSSLDLFLQWFCASITNELNIPVKLEDYWQGILGSKNKCTNYFQRYLLPAINSPIALGLDEVDEVFKHPVIAADFFGLLRAWHERSKNEVVWKNLRLVIAHSKEVYIPLNINQSPFNVGLPIELPDLNHSQVQDLVKRHGINWPDSQVEELRKLVDGHPYLVRVALYEIARGRITLPKLQQIAATEEGPYSDHLRRHWLNLQIDAELLAAIAQVVTADSPVNVGVEAAFKLRSMGLVKFQGNDVIPLCDLYRQYFSARLGIKQGNSPT, from the coding sequence GTGAAGAAAATCCTGATTTTATCTGCTAATCCTACGAATACAGACAAACTACGCCTGGATGAAGAAGTGCGGGAAATTCAGGCTGGTTTGGAACGCGCCAGAAGCCGAGATCAGTTTGAAATTATCACGAAATGGGCAGTCAGGACTGATGATTTACGGCGTGCGCTTTTAGATTATGAACCGGAGATAGTTCACTTTTCTGGGCATGGTGCGGGAAATCAAGGTTTGGCGTTAGAAAATAATGCTGGAGAAATGCAGTTAGTAAGTACGGCTGCGTTGGCAAGATTATTTAAGTTATTTAAAAATCAGATTGAGTGTGTATTGTTGAATGCTTGTTATAGCGAAGTACAAGCTGTAGCGATTCATCAACATATTGATTGTGTAGTGGGTATGAGTCAAGCGATTGGCGATCGCGCGGCGATTGAATTTGCTGTAGGCTTTTATGATGCGCTGGGGGCCGATAGAACCTATGAGGAAGCTTATGAGTTTGGTTGTACTGCTATTGATTTAGAGAATATTCCTGAGTCGGCAACCCCAGTGTTAAAAAGTAGGAATAATTTAACAGATAATTCAGAAACGAATCAAGGAACTTCTCAAAAATCAACACCGGAAGTCAAAGTAATTACTCTAGAAAATCCTGAAGGGCAAGTACCTCTAGATTCTGCTTTTTATGTTGAGCGTCCGCCAATTGAAACGGACTGTTATGAAACTATTCTCAAACCTGGGGCATTAATTAGGATTAAAGCGCCTCGGCAGATGGGTAAAACTTCTTTGATGACGCGGATTCTTAATCATGCTCATCAACATGATTATCAATATGCATCTGTGAATTTTCAATCAGCAGATGCCGAGTTTCTGAGTAGCTTGGATTTATTTTTACAGTGGTTTTGTGCCAGTATCACTAATGAATTAAATATTCCTGTGAAGTTAGAAGATTATTGGCAGGGGATTTTGGGTAGCAAAAATAAATGTACAAATTACTTTCAACGCTATTTATTACCTGCAATTAATAGTCCTATTGCTTTGGGATTGGATGAAGTAGATGAAGTTTTCAAACATCCGGTAATTGCGGCAGATTTTTTTGGCTTGCTACGGGCTTGGCATGAACGCTCAAAAAATGAAGTAGTCTGGAAAAATCTCAGGTTGGTGATTGCTCATTCTAAAGAAGTTTACATTCCATTAAATATTAATCAGTCACCTTTTAATGTGGGTTTACCAATTGAATTACCAGATTTAAATCATTCACAAGTACAGGATTTAGTCAAGCGTCACGGTATAAATTGGCCTGATTCCCAGGTGGAAGAATTAAGAAAATTGGTTGATGGTCATCCTTATTTAGTGAGGGTAGCACTTTATGAAATTGCTCGTGGTAGGATCACCCTGCCGAAACTACAGCAAATTGCCGCCACAGAAGAAGGCCCTTATAGCGATCATTTGCGTCGCCATTGGCTAAATTTGCAAATAGACGCAGAGTTATTAGCTGCAATTGCACAAGTAGTAACAGCAGATTCTCCTGTGAATGTGGGAGTAGAAGCAGCGTTTAAACTCCGCAGTATGGGACTGGTGAAATTTCAGGGTAATGATGTGATACCTTTGTGTGATTTATATAGGCAATATTTTTCTGCGCGCCTGGGAATTAAACAAGGCAATTCCCCCACATAA